In Vespula pensylvanica isolate Volc-1 chromosome 16, ASM1446617v1, whole genome shotgun sequence, the following proteins share a genomic window:
- the LOC122634860 gene encoding AT-rich interactive domain-containing protein 1B-like isoform X3: MEGIGDIADHQSHSEQLLDSVDSPAAVSTHGRSGSGGGSNGNCGAGGGRGGGEGSRGSVLGGGRHHHHHHHQHHHHHHHHQQQQQQQQQQQQQQQQQQQQQQQQQQQQHHHHHHHHHHQQHHEVNEIGGGRSGGSNGGGGSIEGMSSSASQSPDIACASLPLELLAAGALGVKEERDLVAAEDLSSSQEGPTIGSGGGGNGNGAGVGGAVGAGGGGGGGGSGGSSSGGGGSGSGGGGSVVGGGGSGGGGGGGSGSTGGGGGGSSSSSSTSSTSSTSSGGGAIGGGGDGGGGVGGGGGGGGGAVGGGGGGAGGGGRQSSARESLSVIVPPQDVDVDSRDDADDSELLSPGKLTPTSGISVSVASMIDATDFRAMQPEPTYQTLTSVTERMSPPGFSPGSSYATLTPLQPLPPISTMSDKFVYGHTTGGVTGSFAVMQNNGLGNIGLGMGGSPYAYDKLPSMGMSPPHNYPSPGAGLQPSPLSPQSAYSQSALNSPHKSASPHYDPAFLPRLQQSPAALSPSSPPAVSATATFAPSHHSPPAHSVPAASPPPIQTQLQQQQQQQQQQQQQQQQQQQQQQQQQQQQQQQQQQQQSLAQQTISHTQHVQHTSVVMKTVSSAGHGAGEVEEINTKELAQRISAELKRYSIPQAIFAQRVLCRSQGTLSDLLRNPKPWSKLKSGRETFRRMWKWLQEPEFQRMSALRLAALSNCSESGGEPEAMLDIHHQGSGIDIHHQQFHNSYDYQMRNVNVRSVNSKRRKTPSSSCFCTDSTTRNMQEERRDVESGRTPTARPQETAAGFHRPSAPYSTGYF, from the exons ATGGAAGGTATAGGGGACATAGCCGATCATCAATCGCATAGCGAGCAATTACTGGACTCGGTCGATTCCCCGGCGGCGGTCTCTACGCATGGCCGCAGCGGCAGTGGGGGTGGCTCGAATGGAAATTGTGGGGCtggtggaggaagaggaggaggagaaggtagTAGGGGAAGCGTGCTTGGTGGGGGTAgacaccaccaccatcatcatcaccagcaccatcatcaccatcaccaccatcagcagcagcagcagcagcagcagcagcagcagcagcagcagcaacagcagcagcagcaacagcaacagcagcagcagcagcaacatcaccaccatcatcatcatcaccaccatcagCAACACCACGAGGTTAACGAAATTGGAGGTGGTAGAAGCGGCGGTAGCAACGGTGGAGGTGGTAGTATCGAGGGTATGTCATCGTCGGCTTCTCAAAGTCCCGACATCGCGTGCGCGAGCCTACCGCTCGAATTGCTCGCTGCTGGCGCGCTCGGCGTTAAGGAGGAACGAGATCTCGTTGCCGCGGAAGATCTCTCGTCGTCTCAGGAAGGGCCGACGATCGGTAGCGGAGGCGGTGGTAACGGAAACGGTGCCGGTGTTGGTGGTGCTGttggtgctggtggtggtggtggtggcggcggtagtggtggtagtagtagtggtggcggtggtagtggtagtggtggtggtggtagtgtcgtcggtggtggtggtagtggaggtggtggtggaggcGGTAGTGGTAGTaccggcggcggcggcggcggtagcagcagcagcagcagcaccagcagcacCAGCAGTACCAGCAGCGGTGGAGGTGCCATCGGTGGTGGCGGTGACGGTGGCGGCGGCgtcggcggtggcggcggtggtggcggcggcgccgtcggcggcggtggtggtggtgccggtggtggtggtagacAGAGCAGCGCGAGGGAGTCCCTGTCGGTGATCGTGCCACCTCAGGACGTGGACGTGGACTCGCgcgacgacgccgacgactCGGAGCTCCTCAGTCCGGGCAAGCTAACGCCGACGTCGGGGATAAGCGTCTCGGTCGCGAGCATGATCGACGCGACGGACTTCAGGGCGATGCAACCGGAGCCGACTTATCAAACGTTGACGTCGGTTACCGAAAGAATGTCGCCGCCTGGCTTCAGCCCGGGCTCCTCGTACGCGACGCTGACGCCGTTGCAGCCGTTACCGCCGATCTCGACGATGAGCGACAAGTTTGTGTACGGTCACACGACCGGCGGGGTAACCGGTAGCTTCGCCGTGATGCAGAACAACGGCCTCGGTAACATCGGCCTTGGTATGGGCGGCTCGCCGTACGCGTACGATAAGCTACCCTCGATGGGAATGTCGCCACCGCACAATTATCCCTCGCCCGGTGCGGGCCTACAGCCGAGTCCTCTCTCGCCACAGAGCGCTTACAGTCAAAGCGCCCTGAATTCGCCGCACAAGTCCGCGAGTCCGCACTATGATCCGGCTTTCCTACCGAGGCTACAACAGAGTCCCGCCGCACTTAGCCCGTCTTCGCCGCCGGCCGTCTCGGCGACCGCCACTTTCGCGCCTTCGCATCATTCCCCGCCCGCGCACTCGGTGCCGGCGGCCTCGCCCCCGCCCATACAGACGCAGCttcagcagcaacaacagcaacaacagcagcaacaacaacagcagcagcagcaacagcagcagcagcagcaacaacaacagcagcagcagcagcaacagcagcagcagcaatcGTTGGCGCAACAGACTATATCGCACACTCAGCACGTGCAACACACGTCGGTCGTCATGAAGACGGTCTCCTCGGCCGGCCACGGTGCCGGCGAGGTCGAGGAGATCAACACGAAGGAATTGGCACAGAGGATCAGCGCCGAGCTCAAGAGGTACAGCATACCCCAGGCGATATTCGCCCAGAGGGTACTCTGCCGTAGTCAGGGAACGCTCAGTGATCTCCTACGTAATCCAAAGCCCTGGTCGAAGCTCAAGAGCGGCCGGGAAACGTTTCGACGTATGTGGAAGTGGCTGCAGGAGCCGGAGTTTCAAAGAATGTCGGCCTTGCGTCTAGCAG CTCTGAGCAACTGCTCTGAAAGCGGGGGCGAACCGGAAGCCATGCTGGATATCCACCACCAAGGAAGCGGCATCGACATTCACCATCAACAGTTTCACAACTCCTATG
- the LOC122634860 gene encoding AT-rich interactive domain-containing protein 1B-like isoform X4, whose protein sequence is MEGIGDIADHQSHSEQLLDSVDSPAAVSTHGRSGSGGGSNGNCGAGGGRGGGEGSRGSVLGGGRHHHHHHHQHHHHHHHHQQQQQQQQQQQQQQQQQQQQQQQQQQQQHHHHHHHHHHQQHHEVNEIGGGRSGGSNGGGGSIEGMSSSASQSPDIACASLPLELLAAGALGVKEERDLVAAEDLSSSQEGPTIGSGGGGNGNGAGVGGAVGAGGGGGGGGSGGSSSGGGGSGSGGGGSVVGGGGSGGGGGGGSGSTGGGGGGSSSSSSTSSTSSTSSGGGAIGGGGDGGGGVGGGGGGGGGAVGGGGGGAGGGGRQSSARESLSVIVPPQDVDVDSRDDADDSELLSPGKLTPTSGISVSVASMIDATDFRAMQPEPTYQTLTSVTERMSPPGFSPGSSYATLTPLQPLPPISTMSDKFVYGHTTGGVTGSFAVMQNNGLGNIGLGMGGSPYAYDKLPSMGMSPPHNYPSPGAGLQPSPLSPQSAYSQSALNSPHKSASPHYDPAFLPRLQQSPAALSPSSPPAVSATATFAPSHHSPPAHSVPAASPPPIQTQLQQQQQQQQQQQQQQQQQQQQQQQQQQQQQQQQQQQQSLAQQTISHTQHVQHTSVVMKTVSSAGHGAGEVEEINTKELAQRISAELKRYSIPQAIFAQRVLCRSQGTLSDLLRNPKPWSKLKSGRETFRRMWKWLQEPEFQRMSALRLADYQMRNVNVRSVNSKRRKTPSSSCFCTDSTTRNMQEERRDVESGRTPTARPQETAAGFHRPSAPYSTGYF, encoded by the coding sequence ATGGAAGGTATAGGGGACATAGCCGATCATCAATCGCATAGCGAGCAATTACTGGACTCGGTCGATTCCCCGGCGGCGGTCTCTACGCATGGCCGCAGCGGCAGTGGGGGTGGCTCGAATGGAAATTGTGGGGCtggtggaggaagaggaggaggagaaggtagTAGGGGAAGCGTGCTTGGTGGGGGTAgacaccaccaccatcatcatcaccagcaccatcatcaccatcaccaccatcagcagcagcagcagcagcagcagcagcagcagcagcagcagcaacagcagcagcagcaacagcaacagcagcagcagcagcaacatcaccaccatcatcatcatcaccaccatcagCAACACCACGAGGTTAACGAAATTGGAGGTGGTAGAAGCGGCGGTAGCAACGGTGGAGGTGGTAGTATCGAGGGTATGTCATCGTCGGCTTCTCAAAGTCCCGACATCGCGTGCGCGAGCCTACCGCTCGAATTGCTCGCTGCTGGCGCGCTCGGCGTTAAGGAGGAACGAGATCTCGTTGCCGCGGAAGATCTCTCGTCGTCTCAGGAAGGGCCGACGATCGGTAGCGGAGGCGGTGGTAACGGAAACGGTGCCGGTGTTGGTGGTGCTGttggtgctggtggtggtggtggtggcggcggtagtggtggtagtagtagtggtggcggtggtagtggtagtggtggtggtggtagtgtcgtcggtggtggtggtagtggaggtggtggtggaggcGGTAGTGGTAGTaccggcggcggcggcggcggtagcagcagcagcagcagcaccagcagcacCAGCAGTACCAGCAGCGGTGGAGGTGCCATCGGTGGTGGCGGTGACGGTGGCGGCGGCgtcggcggtggcggcggtggtggcggcggcgccgtcggcggcggtggtggtggtgccggtggtggtggtagacAGAGCAGCGCGAGGGAGTCCCTGTCGGTGATCGTGCCACCTCAGGACGTGGACGTGGACTCGCgcgacgacgccgacgactCGGAGCTCCTCAGTCCGGGCAAGCTAACGCCGACGTCGGGGATAAGCGTCTCGGTCGCGAGCATGATCGACGCGACGGACTTCAGGGCGATGCAACCGGAGCCGACTTATCAAACGTTGACGTCGGTTACCGAAAGAATGTCGCCGCCTGGCTTCAGCCCGGGCTCCTCGTACGCGACGCTGACGCCGTTGCAGCCGTTACCGCCGATCTCGACGATGAGCGACAAGTTTGTGTACGGTCACACGACCGGCGGGGTAACCGGTAGCTTCGCCGTGATGCAGAACAACGGCCTCGGTAACATCGGCCTTGGTATGGGCGGCTCGCCGTACGCGTACGATAAGCTACCCTCGATGGGAATGTCGCCACCGCACAATTATCCCTCGCCCGGTGCGGGCCTACAGCCGAGTCCTCTCTCGCCACAGAGCGCTTACAGTCAAAGCGCCCTGAATTCGCCGCACAAGTCCGCGAGTCCGCACTATGATCCGGCTTTCCTACCGAGGCTACAACAGAGTCCCGCCGCACTTAGCCCGTCTTCGCCGCCGGCCGTCTCGGCGACCGCCACTTTCGCGCCTTCGCATCATTCCCCGCCCGCGCACTCGGTGCCGGCGGCCTCGCCCCCGCCCATACAGACGCAGCttcagcagcaacaacagcaacaacagcagcaacaacaacagcagcagcagcaacagcagcagcagcagcaacaacaacagcagcagcagcagcaacagcagcagcagcaatcGTTGGCGCAACAGACTATATCGCACACTCAGCACGTGCAACACACGTCGGTCGTCATGAAGACGGTCTCCTCGGCCGGCCACGGTGCCGGCGAGGTCGAGGAGATCAACACGAAGGAATTGGCACAGAGGATCAGCGCCGAGCTCAAGAGGTACAGCATACCCCAGGCGATATTCGCCCAGAGGGTACTCTGCCGTAGTCAGGGAACGCTCAGTGATCTCCTACGTAATCCAAAGCCCTGGTCGAAGCTCAAGAGCGGCCGGGAAACGTTTCGACGTATGTGGAAGTGGCTGCAGGAGCCGGAGTTTCAAAGAATGTCGGCCTTGCGTCTAGCAG
- the LOC122634860 gene encoding AT-rich interactive domain-containing protein 1B-like isoform X5 yields MEGIGDIADHQSHSEQLLDSVDSPAAVSTHGRSGSGGGSNGNCGAGGGRGGGEGSRGSVLGGGRHHHHHHHQHHHHHHHHQQQQQQQQQQQQQQQQQQQQQQQQQQQQHHHHHHHHHHQQHHEVNEIGGGRSGGSNGGGGSIEGMSSSASQSPDIACASLPLELLAAGALGVKEERDLVAAEDLSSSQEGPTIGSGGGGNGNGAGVGGAVGAGGGGGGGGSGGSSSGGGGSGSGGGGSVVGGGGSGGGGGGGSGSTGGGGGGSSSSSSTSSTSSTSSGGGAIGGGGDGGGGVGGGGGGGGGAVGGGGGGAGGGGRQSSARESLSVIVPPQDVDVDSRDDADDSELLSPGKLTPTSGISVSVASMIDATDFRAMQPEPTYQTLTSVTERMSPPGFSPGSSYATLTPLQPLPPISTMSDKFVYGHTTGGVTGSFAVMQNNGLGNIGLGMGGSPYAYDKLPSMGMSPPHNYPSPGAGLQPSPLSPQSAYSQSALNSPHKSASPHYDPAFLPRLQQSPAALSPSSPPAVSATATFAPSHHSPPAHSVPAASPPPIQTQLQQQQQQQQQQQQQQQQQQQQQQQQQQQQQQQQQQQQSLAQQTISHTQHVQHTSVVMKTVSSAGHGAGEVEEINTKELAQRISAELKRYSIPQAIFAQRVLCRSQGTLSDLLRNPKPWSKLKSGRETFRRMWKWLQEPEFQRMSALRLAALSNCSESGGEPEAMLDIHHQGSGIDIHHQQFHNSYAHR; encoded by the exons ATGGAAGGTATAGGGGACATAGCCGATCATCAATCGCATAGCGAGCAATTACTGGACTCGGTCGATTCCCCGGCGGCGGTCTCTACGCATGGCCGCAGCGGCAGTGGGGGTGGCTCGAATGGAAATTGTGGGGCtggtggaggaagaggaggaggagaaggtagTAGGGGAAGCGTGCTTGGTGGGGGTAgacaccaccaccatcatcatcaccagcaccatcatcaccatcaccaccatcagcagcagcagcagcagcagcagcagcagcagcagcagcagcaacagcagcagcagcaacagcaacagcagcagcagcagcaacatcaccaccatcatcatcatcaccaccatcagCAACACCACGAGGTTAACGAAATTGGAGGTGGTAGAAGCGGCGGTAGCAACGGTGGAGGTGGTAGTATCGAGGGTATGTCATCGTCGGCTTCTCAAAGTCCCGACATCGCGTGCGCGAGCCTACCGCTCGAATTGCTCGCTGCTGGCGCGCTCGGCGTTAAGGAGGAACGAGATCTCGTTGCCGCGGAAGATCTCTCGTCGTCTCAGGAAGGGCCGACGATCGGTAGCGGAGGCGGTGGTAACGGAAACGGTGCCGGTGTTGGTGGTGCTGttggtgctggtggtggtggtggtggcggcggtagtggtggtagtagtagtggtggcggtggtagtggtagtggtggtggtggtagtgtcgtcggtggtggtggtagtggaggtggtggtggaggcGGTAGTGGTAGTaccggcggcggcggcggcggtagcagcagcagcagcagcaccagcagcacCAGCAGTACCAGCAGCGGTGGAGGTGCCATCGGTGGTGGCGGTGACGGTGGCGGCGGCgtcggcggtggcggcggtggtggcggcggcgccgtcggcggcggtggtggtggtgccggtggtggtggtagacAGAGCAGCGCGAGGGAGTCCCTGTCGGTGATCGTGCCACCTCAGGACGTGGACGTGGACTCGCgcgacgacgccgacgactCGGAGCTCCTCAGTCCGGGCAAGCTAACGCCGACGTCGGGGATAAGCGTCTCGGTCGCGAGCATGATCGACGCGACGGACTTCAGGGCGATGCAACCGGAGCCGACTTATCAAACGTTGACGTCGGTTACCGAAAGAATGTCGCCGCCTGGCTTCAGCCCGGGCTCCTCGTACGCGACGCTGACGCCGTTGCAGCCGTTACCGCCGATCTCGACGATGAGCGACAAGTTTGTGTACGGTCACACGACCGGCGGGGTAACCGGTAGCTTCGCCGTGATGCAGAACAACGGCCTCGGTAACATCGGCCTTGGTATGGGCGGCTCGCCGTACGCGTACGATAAGCTACCCTCGATGGGAATGTCGCCACCGCACAATTATCCCTCGCCCGGTGCGGGCCTACAGCCGAGTCCTCTCTCGCCACAGAGCGCTTACAGTCAAAGCGCCCTGAATTCGCCGCACAAGTCCGCGAGTCCGCACTATGATCCGGCTTTCCTACCGAGGCTACAACAGAGTCCCGCCGCACTTAGCCCGTCTTCGCCGCCGGCCGTCTCGGCGACCGCCACTTTCGCGCCTTCGCATCATTCCCCGCCCGCGCACTCGGTGCCGGCGGCCTCGCCCCCGCCCATACAGACGCAGCttcagcagcaacaacagcaacaacagcagcaacaacaacagcagcagcagcaacagcagcagcagcagcaacaacaacagcagcagcagcagcaacagcagcagcagcaatcGTTGGCGCAACAGACTATATCGCACACTCAGCACGTGCAACACACGTCGGTCGTCATGAAGACGGTCTCCTCGGCCGGCCACGGTGCCGGCGAGGTCGAGGAGATCAACACGAAGGAATTGGCACAGAGGATCAGCGCCGAGCTCAAGAGGTACAGCATACCCCAGGCGATATTCGCCCAGAGGGTACTCTGCCGTAGTCAGGGAACGCTCAGTGATCTCCTACGTAATCCAAAGCCCTGGTCGAAGCTCAAGAGCGGCCGGGAAACGTTTCGACGTATGTGGAAGTGGCTGCAGGAGCCGGAGTTTCAAAGAATGTCGGCCTTGCGTCTAGCAG CTCTGAGCAACTGCTCTGAAAGCGGGGGCGAACCGGAAGCCATGCTGGATATCCACCACCAAGGAAGCGGCATCGACATTCACCATCAACAGTTTCACAACTCCTATG